One region of Paralichthys olivaceus isolate ysfri-2021 chromosome 12, ASM2471397v2, whole genome shotgun sequence genomic DNA includes:
- the cdc25b gene encoding M-phase inducer phosphatase 2 gives MESVNLFDPASPVNTVLKTRPDAIPGLSSLSTPHCRDLFSAGPAAVLSPVTNLALVMDNLNGLGSLCDTPKRSKHALLEKIPSFASDVSSDAGLDMDPPSPMDAVEVEDTFERAIQQSSRVVNERLPIRRINSLPLQLLGFSPSLKGQETDSHRYGVFGQQPSQMNATISSCLLDNKENMPEEGFEFKKPTKPVSRCRMRSFNGGQSKDTFARRPSSAPALMFSSPPPVQQLDFYDSSPVFLRGSSASSLSDDVDEVDDGFLDVMDDNMENDSGMPMGMASLLTAPLVSDSTGEDSPVIRCRPRSLFRSPSMPSPVSRPCAKRPDCPGDDITPVRVKRRRSLAGTQVTNLEQNPESPRTSCSLLQRSKSFCQTDIEKLLDSEDSSNELIGDFTKPFVLPTVEGKHQDLKYITPDMMVAALTGQFNHLVERVIVIDCRYPYEFEGGHIQGALNLHQEAQVEDFLLKAPIIPSSAEKRVVIVFHCEFSSERGPRMSRFVRERDRAINEYPNLYYPELYILKGGYKEFYPHFKLQCEPQSYRPMHHEDFKEDLRKFRLKSRTWAGERSKRDMYSRLKKP, from the exons ATGGAGTCGGTGAATCTCTTCGACCCAGCCAGCCCCGTGAATACCGTTTTGAAAACTAGGCCCGACGCGATCCCCGGCCTTTCCTCCCTCTCGACGCCGCACTGCAGGGATCTGTTCTCCGCCGGACCCGCGGCGGTGCTGTCCCCCGTCACCAACCTGGCTCTGGTCATGGACAATCTGAATGGACTCGGAAG CCTGTGTGACACCCCGAAGAGGAGTAAGCACGCACTCCTTGAAAAGATTCCCTCCTTTGCCTCTGACGTCTCATCTGATGCCG GCCTCGACATGGATCCCCCGAGCCCCATGGACGCTGTTGAAGTGGAGGACAC ATTTGAAAGGGCAATTCAACAGTCGAGCCGAGTTGTCAACGA GAGGCTACCAATTCGAAGAATCAACTCATTGCCA ctccagctcctgggTTTCAGTCCATCGCTAAAGGGACAGGAAACAGATTCTCACCGCTATGGAGTATTCGGCCAACAACCCTCCCAAATGAATGCCACCATCTCGTCCTGTCTACTcgacaacaaagaaaacatgccGGAG GAGGGCTTTGAATTCAAGAAACCAACCAAACCAGTGTCGCGGTGTCGAATGCGCTCCTTCAACGGTGGACAATCTAAGGACACATTTGCTCGCCGCCCCAGCTCAGCACCAGCGCTCATG ttttcttcacctcctccagtcCAGCAGCTTGACTTTTATGACTCCAGCCCCGTGTTCCTGAGAGGCTCCTCTGCCAGCTCTCTGAGTGACGATGTGGACGAAGTGGACGATGGATTTTTGGATGTTATGGATGACAACATGGAG AACGACTCTGGGATGCCGATGGGAATGGCTAGTTTGCTCACTGCCCCACTGGTTTCCGACAGTACAGGAGAAGACTCT CCTGTGATCCGCTGCCGGCCGCGAAGCCTGTTTCGCTCGCCCTCCATGCCCAGTCCGGTTTCCCGGCCCTGTGCGAAGCGCCCCGACTGCCCCGGAGACGATATCACGCCGGTTAGGGTGAAGCGACGACGCAGCCTGGCAGGAACACAAGTCACCAACCTGGAGCAAAACCCCGAATCCCCACGAACG AGCTGTTCGTTGCTCCAGAGATCTAAATCCTTCTGTCAGACCGACATCGAGAAGCTGCTGGACAGTGAGGACAGCTCTAATGAGCTGATAGGCGATTTCACCAAG CCTTTTGTATTACCCACCGTGGAGGGCAAACATCAAGACCTCAAGTACATTACCCCGGACATG ATGGTGGCAGCTCTGACCGGCCAGTTTAACCATCTAGTTGAGCGAGTCATTGTCATCGACTGCCGCTACCCCTATGAGTTCGAGGGAGGACACATCCAG GGAGCACTGAACTTGCACCAGGAGGCGCAGGTGGAGGATTTCCTCCTCAAGGCCCCCATCATCCCGTCCTCCGCAGAGAAACGAGTCGTCATCGTCTTCCACTGCGAGTTCTCGTCGGAGCGCGGCCCTCGAATGAGCCGCTTCGTCCGGGAGCGAGACCGCGCCATTAACGAGTACCCCAATCTCTACTATCCCGAGCTCTACATCCTCAAAGGAGGATACAAGGAGTTCTACCCTCATTTTAAG TTGCAATGTGAACCTCAGTCGTACCGGCCCATGCACCACGAGGACTTCAAGGAAGACCTGAGGAAGTTTCGCCTCAAGAGTCGCACTTGGGCCGGGGAGCGCAGCAAGAGAGACATGTACAGCCGCCTGAAGAAGCCCTGA